Proteins co-encoded in one uncultured Draconibacterium sp. genomic window:
- a CDS encoding gamma carbonic anhydrase family protein, with translation MAIIKELKDKTPQVGNDCFLAETATLIGDVEIGNNCSIWYNAVIRGDVHYIKIGNNTNVQDNATIHATYQKSPTNIGNNVTIAHGAIVHGCTIKDNVMIGMNAVILDDAIVESNSIIAAGSVVTKNTRVESGSVYAGVPAKKVKDISPELLHGEVERIANAYHMYSSWYK, from the coding sequence ATGGCTATTATAAAAGAACTCAAAGACAAGACCCCACAAGTAGGAAATGACTGCTTTTTGGCGGAAACAGCTACACTAATAGGAGATGTAGAAATAGGTAACAACTGTAGTATTTGGTACAACGCTGTTATTCGTGGCGATGTACACTACATCAAAATAGGTAATAACACCAATGTGCAAGACAATGCGACCATACACGCGACCTACCAAAAAAGCCCTACCAATATTGGCAACAACGTAACTATTGCACACGGTGCCATTGTTCATGGCTGCACGATTAAAGACAATGTAATGATTGGCATGAACGCAGTTATACTTGATGATGCGATTGTTGAAAGCAATTCGATTATTGCTGCCGGCTCGGTGGTTACAAAAAATACGCGTGTTGAATCGGGAAGTGTTTATGCGGGTGTTCCGGCTAAAAAAGTTAAAGATATCAGCCCTGAGCTGTTACATGGCGAGGTGGAACGAATTGCAAATGCCTACCACATGTATTCAAGCTGGTATAAATAA
- a CDS encoding sugar phosphate nucleotidyltransferase encodes MKPTLLILAAGMGSRFGGLKQVEPVGPNGEAIIDYTIFDAIRAGFGKVVFVIRESFADAFKEKFEAKLSGKIDVEYVFQELDNLPEGFSLPEGREKPWGTAHAILVAKNVINEPFCAINADDFYGEGAYRIMADFLNNSVQEQTFSMIGYQLKNTLSEHGSVSRGMCTVNENDNLIKIVETHNIFKKGGAAVTTAEDGSETPLTGNERVSMNFWGFHPSIFKTLESKFVQFLKTEINKPKSEMYIPSVVFEMIEDNEAEVKILKANSPWFGVTYKEDKPIVVNKINALIEEGVYPAKLW; translated from the coding sequence ATGAAACCAACCTTACTCATACTGGCTGCCGGAATGGGAAGTCGTTTTGGAGGCCTAAAACAGGTTGAGCCTGTTGGCCCAAACGGAGAAGCTATTATCGATTACACTATTTTCGATGCTATTCGTGCCGGTTTTGGCAAAGTCGTTTTTGTTATTCGCGAAAGTTTTGCCGATGCGTTTAAAGAAAAGTTTGAAGCCAAATTAAGTGGTAAAATCGATGTAGAATATGTTTTTCAGGAATTGGACAACTTGCCTGAAGGATTTTCACTGCCCGAAGGGCGTGAAAAACCCTGGGGAACAGCACATGCAATTCTGGTTGCAAAAAATGTAATTAACGAGCCATTTTGCGCCATAAATGCCGACGACTTTTATGGAGAAGGTGCTTACCGGATTATGGCCGACTTCCTAAACAATTCGGTGCAGGAACAAACTTTTTCGATGATCGGGTACCAACTTAAAAACACCTTGTCGGAACACGGATCGGTTTCGCGGGGTATGTGCACCGTAAATGAAAACGATAACCTGATAAAGATTGTTGAAACACACAACATTTTCAAAAAAGGAGGTGCTGCTGTTACCACCGCAGAAGATGGATCAGAAACCCCTTTAACAGGAAACGAGAGAGTATCGATGAACTTCTGGGGATTTCATCCCTCAATTTTCAAAACACTGGAAAGCAAATTTGTACAATTCCTTAAAACCGAGATTAACAAACCAAAATCGGAAATGTACATTCCTTCAGTGGTTTTCGAAATGATTGAAGACAACGAGGCAGAAGTAAAAATACTGAAAGCCAACTCGCCATGGTTTGGCGTTACCTACAAGGAGGATAAACCAATTGTGGTAAATAAAATTAATGCTTTAATTGAAGAAGGTGTTTATCCGGCGAAACTCTGGTAA
- a CDS encoding aminoglycoside phosphotransferase family protein, protein MTDLKSIADHFQLGAEIENIKPLGDGFINDTFIIKTKNDGPKYILQRKNKNIFSPIPAMMENIQKVCTHIKKKVVDAGGDPLREAMTIIPTKDEKLYFLDEEEEYWAVCLFIEDTIAYEAAETPELAYAGGKGIGRFQSLVADLKEPLVNILPGFHDIRYRFKQWDEVLAKDPVERKAEVSEEISWIESRKAEMLTFWELVENDEIPTRISHNDTKINNILFDKKGQVLCVIDLDTVLSSTILNDFGDAIRTYTNTGLEDDKNLQNVSMDMDVFKAFTKGYLEETASFLSPKEIEYLAFSARYITYEQVLRFLMDYLDGDNYYKTKSSDHNLVRTRAQYKLLKSMEEQFTEMNSFVKSYVAKLKN, encoded by the coding sequence ATGACCGATCTAAAAAGCATTGCAGACCACTTTCAACTCGGGGCCGAAATTGAAAACATCAAACCACTAGGTGACGGTTTTATAAACGACACCTTTATTATAAAAACCAAAAACGATGGCCCAAAATATATTCTGCAACGCAAAAACAAGAACATCTTCTCTCCTATCCCCGCGATGATGGAGAATATTCAGAAAGTTTGCACGCACATTAAAAAGAAAGTTGTTGATGCCGGCGGAGATCCGCTGCGCGAGGCAATGACCATTATTCCCACAAAAGATGAAAAGCTATATTTCCTTGATGAAGAAGAGGAGTACTGGGCTGTTTGTCTTTTTATAGAAGATACCATTGCCTACGAAGCTGCAGAAACACCTGAACTGGCGTATGCAGGCGGTAAAGGAATTGGTAGATTCCAGTCGCTTGTAGCCGATTTAAAAGAACCGCTTGTTAACATTCTTCCCGGTTTTCACGACATCCGCTACCGTTTTAAACAGTGGGACGAAGTACTTGCAAAAGATCCGGTTGAAAGAAAAGCGGAAGTAAGCGAAGAAATTTCCTGGATTGAAAGTAGAAAAGCAGAAATGCTGACATTTTGGGAATTGGTGGAAAACGACGAAATCCCAACTCGTATTAGTCATAACGACACCAAAATAAACAATATCCTTTTCGACAAGAAAGGGCAAGTGCTTTGTGTAATCGATTTAGACACCGTACTAAGCAGTACCATTTTAAATGACTTTGGCGATGCTATACGTACTTATACCAACACCGGTTTGGAAGACGATAAAAACCTCCAGAATGTCTCGATGGATATGGATGTTTTTAAAGCCTTTACAAAAGGTTATTTAGAAGAAACAGCCTCATTCCTAAGCCCAAAAGAAATTGAATACCTCGCATTCTCGGCTCGATACATTACCTACGAGCAGGTTCTGCGATTCCTGATGGATTATTTGGATGGAGACAATTATTACAAAACCAAATCTTCCGATCACAACCTGGTGCGCACACGTGCACAATACAAGCTATTAAAAAGTATGGAAGAACAGTTTACAGAAATGAACAGCTTTGTAAAATCATACGTTGCCAAATTAAAGAATTAG
- the murI gene encoding glutamate racemase — protein MKSSPIGVFDSGYGGLTVLKELIKTMPEYDFLYLGDNARTPYGTRSFDVVYDYTLQAVKYLFAQGCPLVIIACNTASAKALRNIQMLDLPHMAPDNRVLGVIRPSVEKVAEITQNGHVGVLGTVGTVASESYPIELEKWSGGHVKSTVQEACPMWVPLVENNEMDNPGADYFVKKNIASVFQKDKSIDTLILGCTHYPLLIDVIEKYVPDDVNILTQGAIVAEKLVDYLQRHPEMELRLTKGSSLEYQTTESAATFESKAALFMGSEVNAKTIHL, from the coding sequence ATGAAATCTTCTCCAATTGGAGTTTTCGATTCCGGCTACGGCGGGTTAACCGTTCTGAAAGAGCTGATAAAAACGATGCCGGAATACGACTTCCTATATCTTGGCGATAATGCCCGAACACCATATGGTACACGGTCGTTTGATGTAGTTTATGATTACACGTTACAGGCCGTAAAATACTTGTTTGCTCAAGGATGTCCTTTGGTGATAATTGCTTGTAATACAGCCTCGGCAAAGGCTTTGCGCAATATTCAAATGTTGGATTTGCCGCACATGGCTCCGGATAACCGTGTATTGGGAGTAATCCGGCCGAGTGTAGAAAAGGTGGCCGAGATTACGCAGAATGGACATGTTGGCGTTTTGGGAACTGTGGGAACAGTGGCTTCGGAGTCGTATCCAATAGAACTGGAAAAGTGGTCGGGCGGGCATGTGAAATCAACCGTTCAGGAAGCTTGCCCGATGTGGGTGCCATTGGTCGAGAATAATGAAATGGACAATCCGGGTGCCGATTATTTTGTTAAGAAAAATATTGCTTCTGTTTTTCAGAAAGATAAATCAATTGATACGCTTATTTTGGGTTGTACGCACTATCCGTTATTGATTGATGTGATTGAAAAGTACGTGCCCGACGATGTGAATATTTTAACTCAGGGAGCTATTGTTGCCGAGAAATTGGTTGATTATTTGCAGCGCCATCCTGAAATGGAACTACGCTTAACCAAAGGCAGTAGTTTGGAATACCAGACTACAGAATCGGCTGCAACTTTCGAGAGTAAAGCGGCTTTATTTATGGGCAGCGAGGTAAATGCGAAAACGATTCATCTTTAA
- a CDS encoding glycosyltransferase — MKEAKINRDNATGERIENTKLFEVAWEVCNQVGGIYTVIRSKVPSVIDKWGNENYFLIGPYFADQAAAHFDPATDFSTPIGKAVLEMQSRGFEVYYGQWIVSGRPNVILFNPYSIYDKLGEIKYYLFQDYNISIPDGDELLDKVAAFGFQVKEFFHYLCGSDFCNENIIAHFHEWMAGLPIPGIRKSNLNIKTVFTTHATLLGRYLAMNDQEFYSHLPFYNWEEEANKFNVAPIANIERASAHGAHVFTTVSEVTARECTHLLGRTPDLILPNGLNIERFEAIHEVQNQHVQVKKKIHEFVMGHFFQSYSFDLDKTLYFFTSGRYEYQNKGYDLTLEALARLNWKMQQAGTDMTVVSFFITKRPFYSFNPEVLQSKAQIEDVGRVVEEIQRQVGDRLYKEITTITGHYEFPDLRALVDDYLRLKLRRNVQSWKTQNLPKVVTHQLVDDAKDEILNFLRTSNLVNNRHDKVKIVYHPDFISTTNPLFKMDYTQFVRGCHLGIFPSMYEPWGYTPLECLASGLPSITSNLAGFGDYVVNNIDDHDDKGMFIIDRTDGNFNRAAEELANMLFEFVNLSRRDRIALRYRCEEAAMHFDWSNLGKFYNEAYQLVSER; from the coding sequence ATGAAAGAAGCTAAAATAAATAGAGATAATGCCACAGGAGAGCGGATAGAAAATACTAAACTTTTTGAAGTAGCCTGGGAAGTTTGCAATCAGGTTGGAGGGATTTACACCGTAATTCGCTCAAAAGTACCATCAGTGATCGATAAGTGGGGAAATGAGAATTATTTCCTTATCGGACCCTACTTTGCTGATCAGGCAGCAGCACATTTCGATCCGGCAACCGATTTCTCAACACCCATTGGTAAAGCTGTTTTAGAAATGCAGTCGCGCGGCTTCGAAGTGTATTACGGCCAGTGGATTGTTTCCGGTCGGCCGAATGTGATTCTTTTTAATCCTTATTCGATTTACGATAAACTTGGAGAAATAAAATACTATTTGTTTCAGGATTACAATATTTCTATTCCAGATGGTGATGAGTTACTGGATAAAGTGGCGGCATTTGGATTTCAGGTGAAAGAGTTCTTCCATTATTTGTGTGGAAGCGATTTCTGTAACGAAAATATTATCGCACACTTTCACGAGTGGATGGCCGGTTTACCAATTCCGGGGATACGAAAATCAAACCTGAATATAAAAACGGTATTTACCACTCATGCAACATTACTGGGCCGTTACCTGGCTATGAATGATCAGGAATTTTACAGTCACCTGCCATTTTATAACTGGGAAGAAGAAGCCAATAAGTTTAATGTGGCGCCCATTGCAAATATCGAACGGGCATCGGCGCACGGAGCTCATGTGTTTACCACGGTAAGTGAAGTCACAGCGCGCGAGTGTACACACTTACTGGGCCGGACACCGGATTTGATTCTTCCAAATGGATTGAACATAGAACGGTTTGAAGCGATACATGAAGTACAAAATCAACACGTTCAGGTAAAGAAGAAGATCCATGAGTTTGTTATGGGACACTTCTTTCAAAGTTACTCATTCGATCTCGATAAAACCTTGTATTTCTTTACATCGGGGCGCTACGAATACCAAAATAAGGGGTACGATTTAACGCTTGAGGCACTGGCCCGTTTAAACTGGAAAATGCAACAGGCGGGAACGGATATGACGGTGGTTTCTTTCTTTATTACAAAACGACCATTTTATTCATTTAATCCTGAGGTGTTACAATCTAAGGCTCAGATTGAAGATGTTGGCCGTGTGGTTGAAGAAATTCAGCGCCAGGTGGGCGATAGGCTGTACAAGGAAATTACAACAATTACAGGTCATTATGAGTTCCCGGATTTAAGAGCGTTGGTTGACGATTACTTGCGATTAAAATTGCGTAGGAATGTACAAAGTTGGAAGACTCAGAATTTGCCAAAAGTAGTTACGCACCAGTTGGTTGACGATGCAAAAGATGAGATTCTGAATTTTCTGCGTACCTCAAATTTGGTGAATAATCGGCATGATAAAGTTAAAATTGTTTATCACCCGGATTTTATTTCAACAACGAACCCGTTGTTTAAAATGGATTATACACAGTTTGTGCGTGGATGTCATCTCGGTATTTTTCCGAGTATGTATGAGCCATGGGGGTATACACCACTTGAATGTTTGGCCAGTGGGTTGCCATCGATAACCAGTAATCTGGCCGGATTTGGCGATTATGTGGTAAACAATATTGACGATCACGATGACAAAGGGATGTTTATTATTGATAGGACAGACGGTAATTTTAACCGGGCAGCTGAAGAGCTCGCAAACATGTTGTTCGAGTTTGTAAACTTATCGCGCCGCGACAGGATTGCTTTACGATATCGTTGCGAGGAGGCAGCCATGCATTTCGACTGGTCGAATCTGGGTAAATTCTATAATGAAGCTTATCAACTGGTTTCTGAGCGCTAA
- a CDS encoding SusD/RagB family nutrient-binding outer membrane lipoprotein, which yields MLKINNIKFSVVLLLIAAIVSCTGDYEDINTDPNKPTIVPSTNLMAYVLNNFTKNTFSLSAIGGGTLGYSNQIGKIQYSEESIYEFREGTFNTYFATVYRNQQNLKTVITQSEEAGDLNMKAAAITYSAYIWLIATDMWRDIPFTDALGAEEGVLSPAYQTQEEIYPEIMAMLEEANTLFNKGNGDALGSGDLLFGGNTELWQKFANSLRLRIACRLMDADAETAKSIIEQIAGNPSTYPVIASNDENAYFHWSGADPYYEPFYANKEVDDRDDHGVADVMVDQLLAFNDPRLSVYAKPAQSDGEYRGVIVGAELGSFSMNDISKMGARFRDDAAGFSPYMNYAEVNFIIAEAAARGWSVGTSAEDAYKAGITASLEENGIATADIEAYLVQDEIAYGDDMRQIYIQKWISLFKNGHEAWAETRRTDVPLLAAAPDAFYVGHSRPPFRQPYPTNEYNLNTENIAPYWGQVEDRLWGKKMYWDVRTGVN from the coding sequence ATGTTGAAAATTAACAATATAAAATTTAGTGTGGTATTGTTGCTTATAGCGGCAATAGTTTCGTGCACCGGTGATTATGAGGATATTAATACCGACCCGAATAAGCCTACCATTGTGCCGTCAACTAACCTTATGGCATATGTGCTTAATAATTTTACAAAAAATACTTTTAGCCTTTCAGCAATTGGTGGAGGAACGCTGGGGTATTCTAATCAGATAGGTAAGATTCAGTATTCAGAAGAGTCGATTTATGAGTTCAGGGAAGGAACTTTTAACACATATTTTGCAACTGTTTATCGTAATCAGCAGAACCTGAAAACAGTTATTACTCAATCGGAAGAAGCTGGTGACTTAAATATGAAAGCAGCAGCAATTACGTACAGTGCTTATATCTGGTTAATTGCGACGGATATGTGGCGCGATATACCGTTCACCGATGCACTGGGAGCAGAAGAAGGAGTGTTGTCGCCGGCTTACCAAACTCAGGAAGAAATTTATCCTGAAATAATGGCAATGTTGGAAGAGGCTAACACGTTATTTAATAAGGGTAACGGTGATGCACTTGGTAGTGGCGACCTATTGTTTGGTGGCAATACTGAATTATGGCAGAAGTTTGCAAACAGCCTGCGTTTACGTATAGCTTGCCGTTTAATGGATGCTGATGCAGAAACTGCAAAAAGCATTATAGAACAGATTGCCGGAAATCCATCAACTTATCCGGTTATTGCATCAAATGATGAGAATGCTTATTTCCACTGGTCAGGAGCCGATCCGTATTACGAGCCATTTTATGCCAATAAAGAAGTTGACGATCGCGACGATCATGGTGTAGCTGATGTAATGGTTGATCAGTTGCTGGCTTTTAACGATCCTCGTTTGTCGGTTTATGCAAAGCCTGCTCAAAGTGATGGCGAATATCGTGGAGTAATTGTTGGTGCTGAGTTAGGGAGTTTTAGCATGAATGATATTTCAAAAATGGGAGCACGTTTCCGTGATGATGCAGCCGGATTTTCTCCATATATGAACTACGCTGAAGTAAACTTTATTATTGCAGAAGCGGCAGCCAGAGGTTGGAGTGTTGGTACATCTGCCGAGGATGCATACAAGGCTGGAATTACCGCTTCGTTGGAAGAAAACGGAATTGCCACAGCTGATATTGAAGCATACTTGGTTCAGGATGAAATTGCTTATGGCGATGATATGCGTCAGATTTATATTCAAAAATGGATTTCATTGTTTAAAAATGGTCATGAAGCCTGGGCTGAAACAAGGAGAACGGATGTGCCTTTGCTGGCCGCAGCACCAGATGCATTCTATGTCGGACATAGCCGGCCACCATTCAGACAGCCGTATCCAACTAATGAGTATAACCTTAATACAGAAAATATCGCACCTTACTGGGGGCAGGTTGAAGATCGCCTGTGGGGTAAAAAGATGTACTGGGACGTTCGCACAGGTGTTAATTAA
- a CDS encoding SusC/RagA family TonB-linked outer membrane protein, translating into MKKITLIFTYLLFMVGLVQAQTKIITGTVTSREDGVGIPGASISVKGTTTGTISDIDGNYSLKVPDDAVALVFSFVGMQMLEVEIAGRSVVDAAMESENIAVDEVVVTALGISREKKALGYAVQEVSGDELTKAKDPNIVNSLSGKIAGVQVTSATGAIGGSSRITIRGNSSFSNNQPMFVVDGVPISNYGSEVDQMGGVDFGNGASDLAPENIESITVLKGANAAALYGMNAANGVVLITTKKADKTKGFEVQLNSSVTFSDAYIIPNYQNKYGQGYSASEYYYNNYEYGEGETSLSYQDWSDTYGFKYVDGEGGGVFDYVDESWGPRLDIGLQLSQFTSPVVDGKYQKTPWISHPDNVKDFLETGVTVDNSLSIQGASDKGSTRLFLSRQDITGTIPNTDMNRTTASLSGSITAAKRLTAQGSVTYTQTKSDNIPSQGYTPNNVMQSIGGWFGRQVDMGALKENWDTYNMHGNPYNWNSNYHNNPYWTVNKNTNSLQKDRIYGNMTLDYQLTDWLSVMGRLGVDWFHLFTKEVAADGSNSVQPGGKFKQAQTFQHELNADLIFSFNKQITSDFGVNGAVGANYRDYNRHYSDFSASSLTVPDLFTIGNVNGNPSVSQIDSDLKSNSVFGSASFDYKKWLYLDFTGRNDWSSTLPADSWSFFYPSVTMSWLVTEALPIKSDILSFAKLRASWAQVGNATDPYQLSMTYVSQDPYNGTTPFRLPLTLPPTGLKPEKVISMEIGTELRFFKNRLGLNATYYDKVTKDQIMKVDISDAAGYEDVMINAGEIENKGVELELIGQVLKSKKGLNWEVVLNWAKNKNTVNKLYADLKKYQIGSSWGAVTIEAIPGETFGVIKGYSYNRKNGNIVVGSNGLPTPGDEPEIIGNVMPDWIGGINNSFSWRNFNASFLIDMRMGGDIFSVTDWFGAQSGVSEETAQMASRKGAEGYNIREVGVVVGQDVLKDETVVKADGSTNDIVVSARDYYKRYWGIEKTGIIDGSFVKLREVTFGYTLPSSLLDRVGFIKSANISFVGRNMAILWTHKSNDIGIDPETALGTTESGMGIEQYQLPATRNLGFKLSVTF; encoded by the coding sequence ATGAAAAAAATTACGCTGATTTTTACGTATTTGTTATTTATGGTTGGCTTGGTACAGGCACAAACCAAAATAATAACAGGTACTGTAACGTCCAGGGAGGACGGAGTTGGTATACCCGGAGCTTCAATCTCCGTAAAAGGTACTACCACAGGAACAATTTCTGATATTGATGGAAATTATTCATTGAAAGTACCGGATGATGCAGTTGCACTGGTTTTCTCGTTTGTCGGAATGCAGATGCTCGAAGTTGAAATTGCAGGACGGTCTGTTGTTGATGCGGCAATGGAGAGTGAAAACATTGCTGTTGACGAGGTAGTGGTAACTGCACTTGGTATTTCGCGCGAAAAGAAGGCGCTGGGATATGCTGTACAGGAAGTTTCGGGAGATGAGCTTACAAAAGCAAAAGATCCGAACATAGTAAATTCCTTGTCGGGGAAAATTGCAGGAGTGCAGGTAACAAGTGCTACTGGTGCAATTGGAGGTTCGTCTCGTATTACCATTCGTGGTAACAGCTCGTTTAGTAACAACCAGCCAATGTTTGTGGTTGATGGTGTGCCAATCAGTAACTACGGATCAGAAGTTGATCAGATGGGTGGAGTCGACTTTGGTAACGGTGCATCTGATCTTGCTCCCGAAAATATCGAATCGATTACGGTGTTGAAAGGTGCCAACGCTGCTGCATTGTATGGTATGAACGCTGCAAATGGTGTGGTGCTTATTACCACTAAAAAAGCCGATAAAACCAAAGGTTTTGAGGTTCAGTTAAACTCAAGTGTTACGTTTAGTGATGCCTATATTATTCCTAATTATCAGAATAAATACGGTCAGGGATATTCTGCCTCTGAATATTATTACAATAATTATGAATATGGAGAAGGCGAAACTTCATTAAGCTATCAGGATTGGTCGGATACTTATGGTTTTAAGTATGTAGATGGTGAAGGAGGCGGTGTTTTCGATTATGTGGATGAATCGTGGGGACCTCGTTTGGATATTGGATTGCAATTGTCCCAGTTTACCAGTCCAGTGGTTGATGGTAAATACCAGAAGACACCATGGATTTCGCATCCAGATAATGTAAAAGACTTTCTTGAAACTGGTGTTACAGTAGATAATAGTTTGTCAATACAGGGAGCGTCTGATAAAGGAAGTACTCGTTTGTTCTTGTCTCGTCAGGATATTACAGGGACAATACCTAATACCGACATGAATCGTACAACTGCAAGTTTAAGTGGTTCTATAACCGCTGCTAAGCGTCTAACAGCACAAGGATCTGTTACCTATACACAAACAAAATCGGATAACATTCCGAGCCAGGGATATACGCCCAATAATGTGATGCAGTCGATTGGCGGATGGTTTGGTCGGCAGGTTGATATGGGGGCATTGAAGGAAAACTGGGATACTTATAATATGCATGGTAATCCTTACAACTGGAACTCCAACTACCATAACAACCCATACTGGACGGTAAATAAAAACACAAACTCTTTACAAAAAGATCGCATTTACGGTAATATGACTTTGGATTACCAATTAACGGACTGGCTAAGCGTGATGGGACGTTTAGGTGTTGACTGGTTTCATCTCTTTACCAAAGAAGTTGCAGCCGATGGCTCGAATAGTGTTCAGCCCGGAGGAAAATTCAAACAGGCGCAGACATTCCAACATGAGTTAAATGCTGATTTGATTTTTAGTTTCAACAAACAAATCACCAGCGACTTTGGTGTGAATGGTGCTGTCGGTGCTAATTACCGCGATTACAACCGTCACTATTCTGATTTCTCAGCCAGTTCGTTAACTGTTCCTGATTTGTTCACAATTGGAAACGTAAATGGAAATCCAAGTGTTTCTCAGATTGACAGTGATTTAAAATCAAACTCTGTATTCGGATCAGCGTCATTCGACTATAAAAAATGGTTGTATTTGGATTTTACCGGACGTAACGATTGGAGTTCTACACTTCCTGCAGATAGCTGGTCATTCTTTTATCCGTCAGTAACAATGAGCTGGTTGGTAACAGAGGCACTTCCAATTAAGTCCGATATTCTTTCGTTTGCTAAATTGCGGGCAAGTTGGGCTCAGGTTGGTAATGCAACAGATCCTTACCAATTGTCTATGACTTACGTATCACAAGATCCGTACAACGGGACAACTCCTTTCCGCTTGCCTTTAACATTACCTCCAACAGGATTAAAGCCTGAAAAAGTTATATCAATGGAGATTGGTACCGAGCTTCGTTTCTTTAAAAACAGATTAGGGTTGAACGCTACGTACTACGATAAGGTTACTAAAGACCAGATTATGAAGGTTGATATTAGTGATGCGGCTGGATACGAGGATGTAATGATTAACGCCGGCGAGATTGAAAACAAAGGTGTTGAGCTGGAGCTTATTGGTCAGGTGCTGAAATCGAAGAAAGGATTAAATTGGGAAGTTGTATTAAACTGGGCAAAAAACAAAAATACAGTTAACAAATTGTATGCCGACCTTAAAAAATATCAAATAGGAAGTTCTTGGGGAGCTGTAACCATTGAAGCAATACCAGGAGAGACTTTTGGTGTAATTAAAGGTTATTCATACAATAGAAAAAACGGAAATATTGTTGTTGGCTCTAATGGTTTGCCGACTCCTGGAGATGAGCCTGAGATTATTGGTAATGTAATGCCCGACTGGATTGGGGGGATTAACAACTCATTTAGTTGGAGAAACTTCAATGCTAGTTTCCTTATTGATATGCGTATGGGGGGAGATATCTTCTCTGTAACCGATTGGTTTGGCGCCCAGTCTGGAGTGAGTGAGGAAACTGCTCAAATGGCTTCGCGAAAAGGTGCCGAAGGGTACAATATTCGTGAGGTAGGAGTTGTTGTTGGTCAGGATGTATTAAAAGACGAGACTGTTGTTAAAGCCGATGGAAGTACCAACGACATTGTTGTTTCCGCTCGAGATTACTACAAGAGATACTGGGGGATTGAAAAAACGGGTATTATCGATGGTAGTTTTGTTAAACTTCGCGAAGTAACTTTTGGTTATACGCTTCCATCAAGCCTGCTTGATAGAGTTGGTTTTATAAAAAGCGCGAATATCTCGTTTGTTGGTCGTAATATGGCTATTCTTTGGACACATAAATCCAACGATATTGGTATCGACCCAGAAACAGCGCTCGGTACAACTGAGTCGGGTATGGGGATTGAGCAATATCAGCTTCCGGCAACCCGTAACTTAGGATTTAAATTGAGTGTGACATTTTAA
- a CDS encoding OmpH family outer membrane protein, which translates to MRNLMKLMAVLMFTVASYTAANAQALKFGHIDLQALVQVMPERTAAEAEFNTFQGELEEILSEMQKDYQAKLAEFQAMGEDVSEIKRNAKIAEIQDVEQRIQNYQVTAQQQVQQKQAELLGPVFDKAEKAIEEVAKEQGLIYVFDAGAGNRTILYKSNQSVDVLPLVKAKLGIQ; encoded by the coding sequence ATGAGAAATTTAATGAAATTAATGGCAGTGCTAATGTTCACTGTAGCATCATATACTGCTGCCAATGCACAAGCTTTAAAATTTGGCCACATCGATTTACAGGCGTTAGTTCAGGTTATGCCGGAAAGAACTGCTGCTGAAGCCGAGTTTAATACCTTTCAGGGCGAATTAGAAGAGATTCTTAGTGAAATGCAGAAAGACTATCAGGCAAAATTAGCAGAGTTTCAAGCAATGGGAGAAGATGTTTCGGAAATTAAAAGAAATGCAAAGATTGCTGAAATTCAGGATGTAGAACAACGTATTCAGAATTATCAGGTTACTGCCCAACAGCAAGTGCAACAAAAACAAGCCGAGCTTTTAGGGCCTGTTTTTGACAAAGCTGAAAAAGCAATTGAAGAAGTGGCTAAGGAACAAGGTCTGATTTATGTTTTTGATGCAGGTGCAGGAAACAGAACTATCCTTTACAAGTCGAACCAAAGCGTTGATGTTTTACCATTGGTAAAAGCTAAATTGGGTATTCAGTAA